In Hevea brasiliensis isolate MT/VB/25A 57/8 chromosome 13, ASM3005281v1, whole genome shotgun sequence, a single genomic region encodes these proteins:
- the LOC110669002 gene encoding leucine-rich repeat receptor-like protein kinase TDR → MERFHFLYLKVFLALIFTAVVFATDPYSEALLSLKSELTNDSNSLADWLLPSGGNPSEKIHACSWSGVKCNTNSTVVIGLDLSAKNLGGALPGKHFGVFTELVDLNVSYNSFSGNLPVEIFDLTNLRSLDFSRNNFSGQFPGGISGLQNLAVLDAFSNSFSGPLPVEVSQLDNLKILNLAGSYFEGPIPPEYGSFKSLEFIHLAGNFLSGKIPTEMGRLQTVTHMEIGYNSYQGGIPWQLGNMSELQYLDIADANLYGSIPEHLSNLTKLQSVFLFKNHLTGLVPWEFSKIVPLSSLDLSDNQLSGPIPESFGELKNLRLLSLMYNEMNGTVPQGIAQLPSLDTLLIWNNLFSGSLPQDLGKNSKLRWVDVSTNNLVGSIPPDICAGGVLFKLILFSNNFTGSLSPSISNCSSLVRLRIEDNSFSGEIPLKFSHLRDITYVDFSRNRFTGGIPKDIFQASKLEYFNISNNPGFGGIIPAQTWSLPLLQNFSASACNLSGNFPPFHSCKSVIVIELYKNNLAGNIPVSISHCQALRKMDLANNKFTGNMPEELANLPDLTFIDLSHNNFSGPIPRKFGDSSSLVLFNVSFNDISGSIPPSKAFRLMGRSAFVGNQKLCGEPLRPCHDSMAILGSKGKRKLTWVLLLCAGVVMFIVASAFGIFYIRKGSKGRWKMVSFSGLPQFTANDVLRSFSSTESMDAAPPLSASVCKAVLPTGITVSVKKIEFEAKRMKIVTEFVTRMGNARHKNLNRLLGFCYNKQLAYLLYDYLPNGNLAEKINVKRDWAAKYKLVIGIARGLCFLHHDCYPPMPHGDLRLSNILFDENMEPHLAEFGIKCLAEMTKASSPASISMRETGEFNSTIKEELYMDIYNFGEIIMVILTSGRLINAGGSIQSKPKEVLLREIYDENEAGSSESTREEIKMALEVALLCTRSRPADRPSMEDALKLLSGFKSQRK, encoded by the exons ATGGAGAGATTCCATTTCTTGTACTTGAAGGTTTTCTTGGCCTTGATATTCACTGCAGTGGTTTTTGCAACTGATCCTTACTCTGAGGCGCTTTTGAGCTTAAAATCTGAACTCACTAATGATAGTAACAGTTTGGCTGACTGGTTACTGCCTTCTGGAGGGAACCCATCAGAGAAAATTCACGCCTGTTCTTGGTCTGGTGTCAAGTGCAACACGAATTCCACAGTTGTTATTGGTCTGGACCTTTCTGCCAAGAATCTTGGTGGTGCATTGCCGGGGAAGCATTTTGGTGTCTTTACTGAGCTTGTTGATCTCAACGTTAGTTACAATTCATTCTCTGGGAATCTTCCTGTGGAAATCTTTGACCTGACCAATCTGAGAAGCTTAGATTTCAGCAGAAACAATTTTTCTGGCCAATTTCCAGGTGGAATCTCCGGTCTTCAAAACCTTGCTGTGCTTGATGCTTTTAGTAACAGCTTTTCAGGGCCATTGCCAGTTGAAGTTTCCCAGCTTGACAATCTAAAGATTCTCAATCTAGCTGGAAGTTATTTTGAGGGACCAATTCCACCAGAGTATGGTTCTTTCAAGAGCCTTGAGTTTATTCACTTGGCAGGTAATTTCCTCAGTGGTAAAATACCAACAGAAATGGGCAGACTCCAGACAGTGACCCACATGGAAATTGGCTACAATTCCTATCAAGGAGGTATCCCCTGGCAATTGGGCAACATGAGTGAGCTTCAATATCTTGATATAGCTGATGCAAATCTCTACGGCTCAATACCAGAGCATCTCTCCAACCTCACCAAGCTCCAGTCGGTATTCCTTTTCAAAAACCACCTCACCGGATTGGTCCCATGGgagtttagcaaaattgtgccgCTTAGTAGCTTAGATCTTTCCGATAATCAACTTTCTGGGCCAATACCAGAGAGTTTTGGAGAGTTAAAGAATCTTAGGCTGCTAAGTCTCATGTACAATGAAATGAATGGCACTGTACCTCAAGGCATCGCACAGCTTCCATCACTGGACACTCTCCTAATATGGAATAATTTATTCTCTGGGTCTCTTCCACAGGACTTGGGCAAGAACTCAAAGCTCAGATGGGTGGATGTTTCCACCAACAATTTGGTGGGCAGCATTCCACCAGATATTTGTGCAGGAGGTGTACTATTCAAGTTGATCCTGTTTTCCAATAATTTTACTGGCAGTCTTTCACCTTCCATTTCCAATTGTTCTTCGCTTGTGCGTCTTCGAATTGAAGACAATTCCTTCTCAGGTGAGATACCACTGAAATTCAGCCATCTTCGCGACATCACATATGTGGACTTCTCCAGGAACAGGTTTACTGGCGGTATTCCCAAAGATATCTTTCAAGCTTCAAAGCTTGAATACTTCAATATCTCCAATAATCCAGGTTTTGGAGGTATCATCCCAGCACAAACATGGTCTTTGCCACTTCTCCAAAACTTCTCAGCATCAGCTTGTAATCTCTCAGGCAACTTTCCCCCCTTCCATTCTTGCAAGTCTGTTATTGTTATTGAGTTGTACAAGAACAACCTAGCAGGGAATATCCCAGTAAGTATTTCTCATTGCCAGGCTCTTAGGAAGATGGATTTAgctaataataagtttacaggcaaCATGCCTGAGGAGCTTGCGAATCTTCCAGATTTAACTTTCATAGACTTATCACACAATAACTTTAGTGGTCCAATCCCACGAAAGTTTGGTGACTCTTCAAGCCTAGTACTTTTCAATGTGTCATTTAACGATATCTCTGGATCCATTCCCCCCAGCAAAGCGTTTAGATTGATGGGTCGCAGTGCATTTGTCGGAAATCAAAAGCTTTGTGGAGAACCCCTGCGGCCATGTCATGATTCAATGGCAATACTCGGCAGCAAAGGCAAAAGGAAGCTTACATGGGTTCTTCTACTGTGTGCAGGGGTGGTCATGTTCATTGTAGCATCAGCTTTTGGGATCTTCTATATTCGAAAGGGAAGTAAAGGCCGATGGAAAATGGTCTCCTTCAGTGGACTCCCTCAATTCACTGCAAATGATGTTTTGAGGAGCTTTAGTTCCACAGAGTCAATGGATGCTGCGCCTCCTCTATCAGCTTCTGTTTGCAAAGCAGTTCTGCCTACGGGAATAACAGTTTCAGTGAAAAAGATTGAATTTGAAGCAAAGAGAATGAAGATTGTGACAGAATTTGTAACTCGAATGGGAAATGCAAGGCACAAAAATTTGAATAGATTACTGGGATTTTGTTACAACAAACAACTAGCTTATCTCTTGTATGACTACTTGCCTAATGGAAATTTAGCTGAGAAAATTAACGTGAAAAGGGATTGGGCAGCCAAGTACAAACTTGTGATTGGCATTGCAAGGGGACTTTGCTTCCTTCACCATGACTGTTATCCGCCAATGCCCCATGGAGATTTGAGGTTGAGTAATATACTGTTCGACGAAAATATGGAACCCCATTTGGCTGAATTTGGGATTAAGTGCCTTGCAGAAATGACTAAAGCCTCATCTCCAGCATCAATTTCCATGAGAGAAACAG GTGAATTCAATTCCACCATAAAAGAGGAGCTTTACATGGATATATACAATTTTGGAGAGATTATTATGGTGATCTTGACTAGTGGTAGGCTGATAAATGCTGGAGGAAGCATACAGAGCAAGCCTAAGGAGGTACTTTTAAGAGAAATTTATGATGAAAATGAAGCTGGTTCTTCTGAATCAACAAGAGAGGAGATCAAAATGGCTCTTGAAGTTGCTTTGCTCTGTACAAGAAGCAGGCCAGCTGATAGGCCATCTATGGAAGATGCACTAAAGCTTCTATCAGGGTTCAAGTCACAGAGAAAATAA